The Larus michahellis chromosome 9, bLarMic1.1, whole genome shotgun sequence genome contains the following window.
AAGAATCCCCAATTCCTGATGAATCTGAAACTTTCTTGTCACAATCTTTTCAGACAGGTATTTAAGTCCTATGTCTTTACCTTTCTTCTTGGACCTGTATCAGTACTAGCAGAGCTTCAGAGAGTTAAACCTCTAATACTTGTCTTAAAATAGTGATAATGTTTATTGCAAATACATCTTTTATGTGAAAGGGGCTTAGGACTTCATCATTGTAGTCGTTAATTAGTTCAGCATTGTAGTCTGCTATTACTACATCTTAGCTAGTGATCCCTATTCGCTACTAAAATTGACGGCAAAAGAAATAATATGTAGTCTGAGTGTAATTTTTATCCTGAATCTAGAATAGAAATAAATTGTATAAAACATTGCGGCAcaagttcttgttttctttcaagaatgTATCATTGACTGCTTATATTATCTGtaaaaacttgtttttcaaatgagcCACAGCCAGCAAATGTGATTCCCTCATGTGGGCTGTGCAGGGGTACAAAGATCAGCAAATCTAAGTTCAGGATTATATGTAGTATATGAAGGTCAGAAGCTGAAGGTCTAAGAGCTGTTCTTCGTCTCCCAAGCAAAGACTATAACCTGGTTGGAGCAGCGTTGAATCTAGCTCACAGATTGAAGACAGCCTGTGTAAAATTCACAAGCCATCGTTTGGCACGCTGCTGGGTCAGCCCTAATGGTATCGGGAAATTACACCTACTCTCCAGTTCTGAGATTGCACTATCCTTGCAATTAAACTGGGTGGAGTAGGCAAGTGTTTGCTTGTATCTTCTAATATGCGTATAATAAAAATCTTTCTCAAGCTTGTAAatctaaaaatactgttttcatgtttttgtaCAGATAATCGATTATGAGAAGAATCAAACGCTAGGACAAAACGATACTGGATTTAGTTGTGATGGAACAGCTAGTACGTTCAGAGTTATGTTCAAAGAACCTATAGAGATTTTGCCAACGGTTTGCTACACAGCTTGTGCAACGCTGAAAGTAAGAATGCCTAACAGtgcagaagaaaatgttattttgatgCAAGAATTGTTCTTTTATGCATCTTGTGATGGGAAAATGTCTTCTAGatcctgaatttattttaagttcAGTGCTAAAGAAGGTTGTATTTAAACTCCACGGTAACTTACAAGACTGCTACCTCTCTTTTGTGCCACAGCACAGAATTCATAACTGGACCCTTTGTGCTTTTCCACTTACTGGCTTGATGTAAGAGTTAGAATGAGTCCTAATGGAAGTCACTGGTTCTGTGTGGGCAAAAGCACTATCTAGAATATTTAATCTGGCAGCTTCCTATAAAAATTtaagtttgatttcttttatcaAGGGTATTCTAACCACTAGCTAGAGTCAAGAAAGctgaaaggtttgtttttttttttaattactttttatataCTAGTgctgaaatacaggaaagaattATTTGTTCTAGGGAAGTCTCCCCTTAATGTTACGGacaaatttatttattcagtgttttctcaaaaaatcttttaatattcttttaaatataattccCTATACCGAAATCAAAGTTGATTGGgttgggaaaaaaatgttgcaCACTAAAAGAAGCTGAGGCAGGGAACTAGGTGAGAATATAGACAACTTGTACGACAaggagaaatacaagaaaatatttgttactAGTTGGATAAAATCAAGTAGTTTTAAGTCTGCTGTCagggaaacttttttttgttatttagacATAAGGCACTTGCTTCTGTTGTCTGTGATTTTGGGTTTGACATATGATGTAGGTACGTAAATCTTATAATATTAAAATGACCTAAGTCAGTAGTGTTTGAACTTCAACACTTCATGGGTCTTGCTGCCCACTTCCCTTCAGTTGCTAATCTCTTCTGATGTTTTTCAGGGTCCTGACTCCCACTACGGAACAAAAGGTTTGAAAAAAGTGATCCACGAATCTCCCACTGCTAGCAAAACATGCTTTGTTTTTTATAGCTCACCAGGTAACAATAACGGTACCTCAATAGAAGATGGACAGATaccagaaataatattttatacataATTTCATATGATCATCTCGAATGTGTCAGCGCATCAGTGGACTTCAGCTCACTATTGGCGGCAGttaaaaaattatgtgaaattaCATGAATGtgtgaaaacaaaactaatttgTTTGAGAGGTAccagaaaagcaattttctctGCATTGTTAAAGGCAGAATGTAATTTAGCTTTTCCTCTTAACAAAACATCAAGTGGAGTAAGTACGCTGTATATTGAAAAGATTGTTTTAAATAGTAATTTGTGATTAATTGCTTTGTACTTTCACCCCTTCATTTCTCttgtattaaaattaatttttttgaactGGAACATCATCCTTACTCATTATGAGCTTTTTGTGTACGTTTTCCCTAACCTGTCCTAAAAAGACAGTAAAGCTGCTGCTGTAGTCCCAGCTTACACTTCTTTCCAACGTGACCTCCCACAGACCCTATGGACAGGACTTGCCTACTATATTTTTTGAAGTGCATCGGCAAAGCTGGATTCATATTGCTACCGTCTTGACTTTTTGGATAAGCCATGGAGAATTAATGGACTTAGCGCTGCAGACGGCATCTGCAGCTGCACTGAAGAGATACTAAGTTAAATTAAGCAGCAATAAACAGATCTTTCCAGAATCTCTCTTAATTCAGAAGGGCTGTTTTGGAACATAGAGCTGGTTATGGAAATAGCCACTGTATATACATATGTGCCTATAAGAAAATGTATAATGAGAATACAAGACTTGTAATGATGTTATTTTATCATTGGGCATTCTAATACTAAAATATTAGTATGAATTAAGGATTATTTTGTGCATAGCTTTACAGATTGCATACAATGATGTGATGCAACCATGTATGTATAGAGCATTCAGCAACTTGCAATGTGTACGGTGTCGCAGTAGAACGTCTTCACCTACAAAATCCTGTATACTAAAGTCATAATTTgagaatgcaggaaaaaaaaaaaaaaccaccaaaaaaaccccaactacctcttcttttctctttcctcgtTTCTCTTTAAATGCCTGCTGCAGGTCTCAGGTCTCAAAGCCGTGTCATTCCAACCTCCCGCTTTGGCTCAGCGCGTCCCCCGCCCCTGCCGCCGTCCTTTTCGCCCCCTCCCGGCCGTGCGTGCTCCAGCGGGCAGCCGCCACCGGGGCTGCCCCTCAGAGCCGGGAGGAGCCGCCGGAGCCCCGGGGGTGCTGGTGCCCGGAGACGGAGCGGCCGGAGCGCCGGGAAGGGGCGGGGCGAGCCGGCGTTGCCGGAGCGGCGCACGGCGCCATGCTGGCCCTCGCCGGCTTCCGTCGGcccctggcggcggcggcgcggggcggcggcggggccatgCCCCGAAAGGTGCGGGGGGGGGTGACGGGACTGGACTCAGGGGGGCGCCCAGAGCCCGCCCTGACCGCGGCCGTTCCTCTGTTTCAGGGAAAAGAAGCCGCGAAGGGCCCCGCGGGACCGGGCGCCGCCGCGGGACCGGTGTCGGCGGGCGAGGGGTGCGTGAGGGTGGCGGTTCGCGCCAAGCCCGGCGCCCGCCGCAGCGCCGTCACAGGTGGGTCTGTGGGCACGGGCCGGCCCGGGGAGCTCCGGAAGCAGCGGCCCTGAGCCGGGGACGGAGCGGGAAAGCCGGTCTCTCTGACCGGTGCGGCAGCTCATCCCTCTCCTCTCAGCTGTAGGAAAGCAAAGGGTCAGAAAACGGCAGAAAGTCGTGATTTCACGCGTTGATTaagggaaggcaggagcagcacGGTCACATCCCGCGGGTGGCGGCAGGGGGTGCAGCGAGCGCGGCTGCGTCCCTCCGGGCTGACGCCTGGGAAAGGAGTGACAGCAAACAGGCCTGAGCAGCGCGATTTGGTGCGTCCCGTTCGTCTGCCGAGAGGTTCTGCCACTCGATTTGAACTATAAAAGTGTCGTCTAATAAAATGCGTTCTCCCTCCGCAAATCTGGACTTGCCTCTGTACGAATTAGAACGGCACTTTATACCGGTATATGTATGAGATGAGCACGGTGGGCTGCAGGAATGTCCAGGAGAGTGTCCAGCCTCAATGGGCAGCACGAGGAGATTGTTGGTGGTAGCACAGCTCTCTGGGCAGACTTAGCTGTCATGCTTTCTATGGTGGGGTAACCTGATTTGTGTTACACTACGTGATGCTAAGCTAGACCGTGCTTGCATCAGAACGGGCAGTGTAGAGGGGGGCTCAGCGCAGGGCCCCGGGGGTGCGAGCGCTGGGGATTCATGGCCGCTCGCTGGCACAGGTCTGAAGGCTTCGCTGTTCTCCATATCGGGAGATTTGTACTCGCTAACGGTTTTAATTTAAGGGAATTTGTGAAGTGTAAAAGTGTTGTTACCTGTTAATCTatgagtttattttaaattaaaatgcttttgaaagcatAAACATTCTTTTTTAGGAGGCAATATCTAGATGTTTTGAGTATTTTGAGTATAAAATCCTTAAATTATTTGTTATAGATGTGACGGCTGAGGCAGTGGGTGTAGCTATCGCTGCACCTCCATCAGAAGGGGAGGCAAATGCCGAGCTGTGTCGCTACCTCTCTAAGGTGCTAGAGGTGAAGAAGAGTGAAGTTATTTTAGAGAAggtactttttttattttctttgtcttgccCTACTGCAATTTAAATTCAAGATTTTGAAACTTACTCATTGATTACAGGGAGCTGCTCTCCAAGTTCAGTCCAAAATACGCTTTAAAGGCGTTTAGTTGAGTTAATGGAATGATTCATTGAGAACAAAGTGCGGGAAGAACCACAGCTGACCTTAAGATCTTTAATCAGAATAGTTCTCACCATGATATATTTTCCAAATTTGTGTGGTTCATGTTTTCTGGTTCTTCAGAGAGTCTCTTGGTTTCATTCCAAATGCAGTTCACAAAATTTGTACTTTGCAGAGAATgtgcattttattaataaaacctttcattcttttttttgaagtaacttctgtatttgatttaaaattttccaACCATTAACTGTTACACACAAGCAAGAGCGTCTCTAAGCTGTTGGGTTATAGCTGGGCCTCGAGTTTCTTTGTTTTAGAATTTACAAGTCTTGACTTTGGCGAGCGGAAACTCTGTTTTATTCATTGCactgaataaataatttgttttattaattcattGTACTTAAAGTCAGTCTTTCCAGCTGTGTTCATTTATAGTTTATGAACGTAAGAGCACAATGAAGTTGTAGTTGTAGAAGCCTGTTAAAAGATAGTGGTAAATGGCAATGTGCTCAGGGGATTGAGCCTGTGTTGCTGAAAGGTAGCGATACGAAGATTTCGGTCTTGTTTTTCCTGAATGATGGGCAACCTGCTTCATTTGTTTATCAACATTTTGCAGATAACACTGTTTTCCTATCTTAAAGGGACATTCAAGTTTAACTAGATTATTCTCATAAGTGCTAAGCAGAGTTGAAGATAAAAGGGACCAGTGTTGTATGACCTTCTTGACTCAGTTGTTCTGATCTACAGTGTCCAAATAATTACATGCTagtgtttgtttttcacaagccactgtttgttttcagtgaagcATTGTGGTAAAGTCTGTATTTTACCTGTGGCTTAGATTTTTCCATCCTGATCTGCTGGTTGTAAACAGCGAGTGATTTTTGGTACTGGTTCCTCTCTTCTGTTCTACTTGCTTTGTGATAAGTGCTGACATTAACAAAACCAATCCAAATCGGGAAATTGGTGGGAAATGATCCAGTATAAAACTGAGACTACCAGATTTCTTTGCAGGGGTCTTAATTTTCATCATCAGCTGGCTAGACTGcttcaaaaatctatttttgattttaaatttcatGCTAAATTTCTATATAATAGAGTTAaagattttttcctccttcaggaTGTCCCTTACgggcttttaaaactttttgccAGGTTGCAGATTAACAAGCAACTTGTTTCTCGTTGTTTACTGAATACTAGCAAAGTTGTGTCTTCAGGCAATATGAAATGAGATGGTAGGTTTGGCAGGTCTTAtgtaaaatagtctttttttcagTAATACAAAACCTGGtcaataatatttcaaataactGCTGTATGAATCTGTCTTATAGGTTATATACAATGTGATTCCTTTCATTTAGTTGATATTATCAACTTGAGAACTCATCTTTAGACTAACTAATACTCTGGGAGACAACTCTGAAGAATGGTTCTGAAAGTACATGGTTATCAAATATACAcacatgtgtgtgtacacacccactttttaaaagcaaaagtggAAATTAGTTGGAGTCTTGCTTCTAGATGATACAAGTGAATTATGGAAACTTATCAGTCCTTGCTTTTTGTTCTAGCCTATAAAAAGAGGATCagttcagggcatgctctgggaGCTGTTTCCAATTTTAAAAGGAGAGTAGATAAGATGGTGTTTTCCACCTTTCAAATAACTAGAAAGGACATTGATGAACTATCTCTTACTGCTGTTAGTTCTGCATACCCACactttatgaattattttaaaagtacctGATATGTTGGCGTTACGGAGAGATTTTTTTGGAATGTGTATTTGGCGGTGATTCTCTGAAagatggttttttttgtgtgtgtgtctaaaCCAGGGTGGTAAATCACGTGAAAAAGTGGTGAAGATTTTGGTATCGATGACACCAGATGAgattttagaaaaactgaaaaaagaagctTCCAGTTGACCTAAAACAAGAGCGAGAAATGGGACAATGCATCTTGGTAAATGGACTGATATTCTTTCTTATGTAAATCTGGTTTTGTTGAGAATGTGAGTAATGACTAGGGAAAGATAGTTCTTCTTCCCCCCGCCACCCCTGCTCTATAGTTAAAGTTTTTGTCTGGGTTTGGTAAGAAAAACTTGTCTTTACTGAGGCTCTGTATCTGCTTCTGTcactaaagactttttttcccctctggagaGTTTCCTGTTGGTAAGATTTGACCTCTTTCCAGGTCCCTAAacaagtggtttaaaaaaaatttgtttcttagTAAAACAAACTTTGGTTAACAGAGTGAAAGGCTTGGAGTTATAGGCTTCGATGTGAAGTGGTACAGAAGGATGAGTCTGTCTGGAGGGTAAAGATGCTAGAAGGATGTTCTCTTCAGTATCTAACAGCAGGTACTGGGTGCAGTTTTGCACTGTGTGCACAtatgtacatttaaaataaacatatttgaagCCAATATACTGTTGTTGATCACACAGGCAAGCTAAAAGCAGAATCACCcaaacaactgaaacaaaaccagaagtttgCAGTATGAAAAACTGACCCAGAACCTAGTAATTGCATACACGGTGTCGCTttgtctgtagtttcctggaaaGTAGAGATATAATCGTGTGTCTTTGACAAATGTATGTCACATGTAATGactgtttttaataaaagggGCAAAAAGTATTATCaaactttgttttgcatttatatttttaacaaaaacaacaaaaaaaggtttcCTAGAAGTCACTTACtagaatgttatttttaaagagggCTTTTTTGCAAtctttccttcatttaaaaatgagtaGTATTCCAACGCATAGAGAACTGAGCAGAGTCATGTGTTGAACAGAACAAAAAGTCTGAAACAAAATGGGCAGCTATACTCCGGTCTCAGGGCTAATGAGAAGGTGGCTTAACTTCTCTCTTTGTCACGCTTCAGAGGTCAAAGTGAGATTTAACTAGTATTTCCCAAAAACACGTGATATTGCACATGTCTCTGatagaaatttgctttttcatctgCATCACTACTGATGTCTGAAATTGTCCTATCTTTACTGTGgttatcacattttaaaatacacatatataaatgtaatgtctgaagtaaaaaaagaaaaactgttctgAAAGTTTGCTTAAGGTGTGTCGTACCTTCTCCTGGAAAACAATGTTATGAATGCTTAAGTTACAGCTAAATTTCTTTACTGGCTTCATGCGATGCAGGCTTCATAGctcataatttaatttttcatggacaaaaatcttttgctttgGGAAATTCTTTATACTTCCTGTTGTCCTAAATATTGGAACAATTGTTTTTAGAGTTAGAGAACTGGTGCTTGTCAAGATGACAGCTCCTTCAAGGTGACTCATTTTAAAGATGTTACGAAAAATGTTACTTTCTTCTTTGGACAGTGTTTGGAGAACTAAGTCTAAATTGTGAATGCTGTTTGTTTAATGGTTTGCATCGGGGGTCCTTATTTTCTCAGGCTTCTGGTGAGCCTTACGTTGCCTCATTTGCCTTTCTTTACTTATCCGTTTCAGTCTGGACAGGCTGGTTTTGCTTTACTGTTTGGTCGGTTTTGGTTCACAGCTCCTTGCTGTTTCATCTCTTCATGCCCAGCAGAGGGGTACCAAGCCTTGCAGAAAAATTaaggcaaagcaaaccaaacctaAGTGTTTATGGGTGGgagtttttttcttatttcctaaaCTTCTTTTGATTGTGAGTAGGAAACAGCAATCCAAAGACTGAGGAATGCTGCATTTATAAATTGTATTCTGAATTGGATGCTGCAACAGCCATTATAAAGATTTCTTTGGAAGCTAATACCATGTGTTAcattatatgtattatatactGTATTGAAATAATGTATTACACTTTCCCATGACTTCAGGCCCCTCAGATGGAGGGAGGAGCTGGATAGGCTCCTCCTGGACAGGTACAGTCTCTGAAGTACATTGGTCTTCAATGATGATTATCTTCAACAATAGCCAATTTAATCTTTCAGTTTCCTCTCTGTCTTGTCAGCATGTTCTGCCTAGCCTTTGCTAGCTTCTGCTTCAGAGGTTTCACCTTTTCTAAGCACCTTCAACTATAATTCTGCATCTTTTCTTCCTAATCAGTGAAAGTAACTTGAGGACAAATGGGGTGCCTTCAGTGCATTATGCTGTCATTTTGATGTAATGTGAGCCAGGCATATTGTCATATTCATCACTTGTCAATCAGAAGACAAGTACTGTTCAGCTAGGAAGTTTGTTAGTCCTTGAGAAAACAACCACTGTGCCCTCCTTCctattgcatttttgttttctattgcaTTTACAAGTGTGTGGGGAGGGTGGAGCCATTTATAGAATACTGATTTTGTGCTTGGCCAAGCcaagtactttttcttttcatctggatTGTAATATGGCATTTAAGACTCACTTTAATCTGTCCAGTTCAATTATCATACAGTATCCTTTCAAAGCTTGTTGCAGTTGGCTGTTTTTCAGCCTTGCTTCTTAGGAAGCAAAAATATTATTGGTGGCATGTATTGAAGCCCTAGCTTCTGTTGCTCAAGGCATTACTTAGTTGAGGCCGCAGTGATTGCGTAAAAAAAGCTATGACAGATGAAAGCCACAGCAGCAATCAAAGCAGAGGGACGGAAATTAAGTTCTCCTGGTAGTAGCGCCCTGTCTCACTTAAGACTGAAGCAGCGAACTAGCTGGCCGTGTGGCAAATAAAGCCTTTATGTGCTGAGGATTTATCAAATATGAGTAACCACAATTGTTTTAGAAGGTTAGTATAAATAACACTGGGGTGTTGCCATATCTAATATCTAAGCGCCTCTTATATCAATGTTTTTCATCCAGTCTTCCAATTATATCCATAATATCTTGGTTGTGGATATGTGTGTCCTGGTGAAATGCCTGGCAGGCAGGAATTGCTGGTCCGTTGTATATcaagagtgagaaacagaagagTTAAGCAGGCTGGGTGACCAAACAAGTCAATGCCAAAACTGTGATTTAGGCCTAGTTCTTTCAAATCTTGTATTGAAATCCTAACCTGTCACCTGTCTCTTCATAAACACAATGTAAAAACTTTCATTCTATTGAGAAAAATGTGGTAACAAACATCCCTAACTCTTCGTCAGAGTATGTTTATAATAGAACAGAGCTTTGTGATATTGCATGAGGCTTTTTCCAAGAATTTCAAAACACTGTTCACATCCCTTGTCTCAAAATAAAACTTAACTCTTACTCCTTATCCAGCTTAAAAACACTGTGGTGCCAGTTGCTACCCTCCTTTTATTTGCTGGTCCCTGTTTTATCCGTGTGCATTAAGCTACATGATTACTCACCTACTGTTGACTCAAGCACTGTCCTCTTTTCCTAATGCATTGTCTGACCAATTTCAGGAAAATCTGTCTAATGGTGATTTAATATCTTACTGCTTACAGACCTGGGCGGCCATGGCATTTTTTTTGTATAATTAAGTTGTTTAAACAATAGCAAAATAAAAGTTATCCGAATAAATTCTATACTGAGCAGTCTTATGGCATAGAACATTCTTGGGTTTCTTCCACTcggttaatatttattttctaaaatccaACTTCGAAAGTAGGTGCATGGTTTAGTCAGAGTCCTCTAATTAAGAATATTTAATTATACTCCCTGAAGCTGGCCTCTTTGCTCTTTTACTTTCAGTCCACTCCATTTATCATCTGCAGTGCATTCCTATCTCTCCTTTTAGTCCCAAGTGTTTTCTAAGTCCCCATTTCTTCAGGTATCATCAGTCTGAATAATCCCGTATAATTGACAACTTTGTCAATAATTGGCAGTGGCAATTTACCAGAAAGTACAGTTTAATATCTTCCTTCTTTCAGCCTCCGGGAAGATAGATACACCTGATCTTTCTGATCATTGCTTCATATGTCTCACTCCGTTTCCCCTCTCATACTGTTTATTTGCATATGTAAAACTTGAACCAGCTGAgtccctttttaaattttttttttattatttcaaccTACTATATGCCCCTCTTAATATTTTTAGTCTTTATCTCGGGAGGATGATTCATTGCTGTATTAACTGTTATAAAAATGTGCTCCCCTGTCTCCTTCTGGGAACACGGTGCTTTACCCACATGGAAAGTGTATCTTGGTTATTATTCTCCAGGAAGGCTGCTGCACTTGGGGCGAAGTGCTGTTAATGTAACCAAGGCCCAATAAACAGtcaaaaagctgctgaagaaatgaaatactTGCATGAAAGGTGGAGTCTGACACTTCTCTGAGGTGCTGGGAATTCATTTCTTCCTGGTCCTTTATGTATTAGCTTTTCAAGTAATTGTTAGCGAGCCATGAAGAATTCTGCTTTCATCTATAAATgctgcatttatttgtttttgcattGTTTCAAGAGCTGGAGAAGTTAGAGTGATGAAGTAGTCTACCATACCATCTTACTACAGCCCCAGGCTGAGTTTTTGGAATTTTGTTTAAATCACATTTTGAGTTTCCAAGTCTGAAGTAAGGGGAGTGGAAAGGGAAATATATCGAGGAT
Protein-coding sequences here:
- the C9H15orf40 gene encoding UPF0235 protein C15orf40 homolog, with the translated sequence MLALAGFRRPLAAAARGGGGAMPRKGKEAAKGPAGPGAAAGPVSAGEGCVRVAVRAKPGARRSAVTDVTAEAVGVAIAAPPSEGEANAELCRYLSKVLEVKKSEVILEKGGKSREKVVKILVSMTPDEILEKLKKEASS